Sequence from the Sphingomonas sp. SORGH_AS_0950 genome:
TTCGGCGATCCCGAATATGCGGCTGACATAATGGTTGATCAGCGTGATGCGCTCGTCCCGATCGTAGATCAGGATGCCGTGCCGCAGATGCTCCATGACCCGGGCCAGTTGATCCGTCGCCTGTCTCGCCAGAGCCCAGCCTTCCATCTCGCTTAACATATATTGGGAATACCACATTTTGCGGCGACCGGGAGGGCGTTTCGCACCCTATCGGCAAGGGACGGCTTGTCGCCCGGAACTAACCGCCATTAAGATGGCGACCGAAACGATCACAAAGGACGAGCATATGGCCGCAAAAGGCGACCCCAAGGTCATCGAATTTCTGAACGAGGCGCTCAAGAACGAGCTGACCGCGATCAACCAGTATTTCCTCCACTATCGCCTTCTGGACCATTGGGGCGTCTACAAGCTGGCGCAGTTCGAATATCACGAATCGATTGACGAGATGCGCCATGCCGACTGGCTGGCCGAGCGCATCCTGTATCTGGATGGCCTGCCCAATTTCCAGCTGCTCGGCCGCCTGCGCATCGGCGAGACGGTCGAGGAAGTGCTGAAGGGCGACCTGGCCATCGAGATCGAGGCCGTGGCGCAGCTGAAGGGCGCGATCGCCTATTGCGAAGAGGTGAAGGACTATGTCAGCCGCGACCTGTTCGCGCGCATCCTCGCCAGCGAGGAAGAGCATGTCGACACGCTGGAGCGCCAGTTCGAGATGATCGAGCGCATGGGCATCCAGAATTACGTCCAGCTCAACGCGATGGCCGAGAACGACACGCCCAAGTCGGGCGCGGCCCCGCATCTGAAGGGGTGATTTCGAGGGGGCGGGCCTGAGGGTTCGCCCCCCAGTTTTTCGTGGCACGGCCCCGCCGCTGGTGAATGGCGTGGCCTTCGACTTCGCTCAGGCTGAACGGGGCTATGGGTTGGATAAGGCGAGAGCGGGTCTTGGGCGGCGCTCTTCCATCGCCTGTCACGATGCCGTCCCACCAGCCGTTCAGCCTAAGCGAAGTCGAAGGCCAAGGGCAGACCTCCACCCCGTCGCCCCGATTCCCTAGCGATGATATGAGACTGACCCACCCCTCTCCTTCAGGGGAGGGGCTTAGCCCCGCTTTCGCCAGGGCAGGCTGGGACGCCCCCCGCCCTTATCCGTCTTTGTTGCCGAACGGATTCTTCGGCGCACGCAGCGTCAGGCGGACGGGAACCGCGCCGAAGCCCAGTTCGCGGCGCATCGAATTGACCAGATAGCGTTCATAGCTGGCGGGCAGCTGATCGACGCGCGTGCCGAAGATCACGAAGCTGGGCGGGCGCGACTTTACCTGGGTGACGTAACGCAGCTTGATCCGCTTGCCGCCGGGGGCGGGGGGCGGGTTGGCGTCGACCGCGCGCTCGAACCAGCGATTGAGTTCGCCGGTCGGAACGCGCTTCGACCAGGCGGCGCGCGTCTCGAACGCGGCCTCGATCAGCGTGTCGAGCCCCTTGCCGGTCGCCGC
This genomic interval carries:
- the bfr gene encoding bacterioferritin, translating into MAAKGDPKVIEFLNEALKNELTAINQYFLHYRLLDHWGVYKLAQFEYHESIDEMRHADWLAERILYLDGLPNFQLLGRLRIGETVEEVLKGDLAIEIEAVAQLKGAIAYCEEVKDYVSRDLFARILASEEEHVDTLERQFEMIERMGIQNYVQLNAMAENDTPKSGAAPHLKG